Within the Miscanthus floridulus cultivar M001 chromosome 17, ASM1932011v1, whole genome shotgun sequence genome, the region GGAATTCTTGGCGGACATTTTAAAAAGCTGTGCAAACGAATGTTTTGACAGCTTCCCTAAAgatctccaagtcatgattaagAACTTAGGCAGAATGTAACTTAGATGATTAATATGAGAAATAATTTTACTATGCCTTCTTATGCAAAAGTATTTCTCCGATCGTAAACATGCTCAAATATAATTACGTAAAAGTTGaactaagaaaaaaaaaatcttagcACCACGCTCGAGAGTCAATAGTCTAGAATGCTGGGAGTTATCCAACGACATCACCATCGCCTCCTATCCCCACCATGGCCACCGTCCGTTCCACCCTCTCCCCCAGTCTCCCACCGCCATCTCCATCTTCACCTCCCGCCCACAGCCCCGTCGCCTCCTATCCCCGCCACCGCAAGCCCCTTACCACGCCCGCAGCCGGGCAGGAGGCTCTCCAGCCCTCCGAAGCGGCGGCGCTCCTCACGGCCGCGGCCGCGCTCTCCACGCCCGCCTCCTCCGCACCGGGTCACTCCTCGAGTCCGACGCCGTCGTCGCCAACTCGCTCCTCACGCTCTACTCCAAGTGCGGCGCCGTGGCCGCCGCGCGCAGCGTGTTCGATGGAATGCCCGTCGGCCTGCGGGACCTCGTCTCCTGGACGGCCATGGCGTCCTGCCTCTCGCGAAAcggcgcggaggcggaggcgctcCGCCTGTTCGGCGAGACGCTCGAGGAGGGTCTCCTGCCGAACGCGTTCACGCTGTGCGCCGCGGCCCAGGCCTGCTTCGTCACCGAGCTCTTCCGCTCGGCTGGTGGCGCGGTTCTTGGTTTGGTGTTCGAGTTGGGTTTCTGGGGCACTGACGTCTCGGTGGGTTGCGCTCTGATTGACATGTTCGCGAAGAATGGGGATTTGGTGGCGGCGCGCAGGGTGTTTGATGGATTGTTCGAGAGGACGGTTGTCGTCTGGACATTGCTGattagggtgcgtttagatccaaaaatttttggattttggctcactgtagcatttcgtttgtatttggtaattagtgtctaattatggattaattaggtttaaaagtttcgtctcgcgatttctcgaccaactgtgtaattagtttttttttttcgtctacatttagtactccatgcatgtgccgcaagattcgatatgacagttattatgcaaaattttttggcaactaaacggggccttacacGATATGCGCAAAGTGGCTATTCTGACGAGGCTTCAGAATTGTTTCTTGACATGTTGGAGGATGGATTTCAGCCGGATCAGTACACCATGAGCAGTATGTTATCGGCTTGTGCAGAGTTGGGATCATTCAGGTTGGGGCAACAACTGCACTCTCTAGCGCTCAGGCTTGGACTGGAATCAGACAGTTGCGTGAGCTGTGGACTTGTGGACATGTATGCAAAGTCTCACAATGGACAGTCCTTGCACAATGCGAGGAAAGTCTTCAATCGGACGCCAAAGCATAATGTGATGTCATGGACAGCACTTTTGTCAGGGTATGTGCATCGTGGATCGCAGGACAACCAGGTGATGGTACTGTTTTGCGAGATGTTAAATGAAGGCATCAGACCAAACCAAATCACATATTCTAGTATGCTTAAGGCGTGTGCTAACCTTGGTGATCAAGATTCAGGCAGGCAAGTTCATACCCACTGCGTCAAATCCAGCCTAGCTGACTTAAACGTTGTTGGGAATGCTCTAGTAAGCATGTATGCTGAATCTGGTTCCATGGAGGAAGCTAGACATGCGTTTGA harbors:
- the LOC136517643 gene encoding LOW QUALITY PROTEIN: pentatricopeptide repeat-containing protein At3g49170, chloroplastic-like (The sequence of the model RefSeq protein was modified relative to this genomic sequence to represent the inferred CDS: inserted 1 base in 1 codon) codes for the protein MATVRSTLSPSLPPPSPSSPPAHSPVASYPRHRKPLTTPAAGQEALQPSEAAALLTAXGRALHARLLRTGSLLESDAVVANSLLTLYSKCGAVAAARSVFDGMPVGLRDLVSWTAMASCLSRNGAEAEALRLFGETLEEGLLPNAFTLCAAAQACFVTELFRSAGGAVLGLVFELGFWGTDVSVGCALIDMFAKNGDLVAARRVFDGLFERTVVVWTLLITRYAQSGYSDEASELFLDMLEDGFQPDQYTMSSMLSACAELGSFRLGQQLHSLALRLGLESDSCVSCGLVDMYAKSHNGQSLHNARKVFNRTPKHNVMSWTALLSGYVHRGSQDNQVMVLFCEMLNEGIRPNQITYSSMLKACANLGDQDSGRQVHTHCVKSSLADLNVVGNALVSMYAESGSMEEARHAFDQLYEKNMVPFSCNLDGVGRSNTYQDYQIERMELGNNTFTFASLISAAASVGLLTRGQQLHALSLKAGFVSDRAIGNSLVSMYSRCGYLVDACQAFDEMNDHNVISWTSMISGLAKHGYAARALELFHDMIAAGVKPNDVTYIAVLSACSHAGLVKEGKERFTMMQKDHGLIPRMEHYACMVDLLGRSGLVEEALDFINEMPCQADALVWKTLLGACKTHNNMDIGVIAANHVIQLEPLDPAPYVWLSNLYADAGLWDQVARIRSLMRDKNLMKEKGLSWMHVENTIHEFRAGDTNHPQAEIYTKLDTLIREIKVMGYVPDTSIVLHDMSDELKELCLLQHSEKIAVAFGLISCTSATKPIRIFKNLRVCADCHSALKYVSKATGREIILRDSNRFHRMKDGECSCREYW